Part of the Actinomyces howellii genome, GCCTGGGAGGGGGCGCCGTCACGAGCCTCCTGGTCGAGCAGGCCGTCCCCTTCACCCGTGAGCTCGCGGTGCTCCTGGCCCGCAGCCCCAGCGAGCAGGTCGCCGTGTGGCCGGTGGCGCAGACCCTCCAGGTCGACGGGATGTGCGCCGAGGTCGTGGCCCCGGCGCCGGGCCTCGACGCGTCTGCCGTGGCCGAGGCCGAGCGGATCGGGCGCGTGGTCGCCGAGCGCTTCGGGGTCACCGGGGTGCTCGCCGTCGAGGTCTTCGCCGTCGAGGACGAGGCCGGCACGCGGCTCTACGTCAACGAGCTGGCCATGCGCCCGCACAACTCGGGCCACTGGACCCAGGACGGCTCGGTGACGAGCCAGTTCGCCCAGCACCTGCGTGCGGTCCTCGACCTGCCCCTGGGGGAGACCACCCCCACGGCGGCGACCACTGTCATGGTCAACGTGATCGGCGGCCCCCAGGAGCCCGGGCCGCGGGCCCTGGAGCTGGCGACGGCCGCCGACCCCGGGGCGCGCGTCCACCTCTACGGCAAGGCCTGGCGTCCGGGGCGCAAGCTCGGCCACGTCAACCTCACCGTCGGCCCGGGCGGCGCCCCGGACCTCCAGACGGCTCTCGGGCGGGCCCGGTCCGTCGCCGCCCTCCTGCGCGGCGAGCAGCCCTCCCAGGACCAGGATCAGGACCGGTGAGCGGAGCGTGCCGGATCCGACCGGAGCACACCTGCTGGGGCGGTCCGCTCGCCCCGGTATCGAAAGGAGCAGCATGAGTGATCAGCCACGACCGGTGGAGGTCGGCATCGTCATGGGGTCGGACTCCGACTGGCCGACGATGAGCGCCGCCGCCGACGCCCTCGAGGAGTTCGGCATCGGCTACGAGGCCGACGTCGTCTCGGCGCACCGGATGCCCACCGAGATGATCGACTACGGCAGGGCGGCGGCCGGAAGGGGGCTGCGCGTCATCATCGCCGGGGCGGGAGGAGCGGCACATCTGCCCGGCATGCTCGCCGCCGTCACTGAGCTGCCGGTCATCGGCGTGCCGGTTCCCCTCAAGCACCTCGACGGGATGGACTCCCTGCTGTCCATCGTCCAGATGCCCGCGGGGGTTCCGGTGGCCACCGTGTCCATCGGCGGGGCGCGCAACGCCGGCCTGCTCGCCGCACGCATCCTGGGCGCGGGCCACGGGCCGCAGGCCGAGCGGATCCGCCAGGACATGCTCCGCTTCCAAGCCGACCTGGCTGCGCTGGCCCACGCCAAGGGGGCCGCCCTGCGAGAGCGCCGCACGCGGTAGCCCGCCCCAGTCCTCCCCAGCGGGTGCGGGCCGCAGGCCATCGTCCCGACGCCGAACACGTCACTTTGGTCCCGAACACGTCGCTTTTACCAGGGTAGTCGGGCTCAAGGTGACGTGTTCGGCGTCGCGAAGCGGCCGCAGGTGCGGGCGCCGGGCCCGGCCCGGGTCCACGGCATCGCTTCTGTGGCGTCTGCCACAGACAGCCTTGTTTGATCGTGTGCGTTTCTGTTCGATTCCGGGAGTAGGCTGGGGGCATGAGCATTCTCGTGGCCGGAGGCGCAGGCTACATCGGCGCCCATGTCGTCCGTCTTCTCCTCGAGCGGGGGGAGGAGGTCGTCGTCGTCGATGACCTGTCCTACGGGACCGCCGAGCGCGTGAGCGGGGCGACCCTCGTCGAGCTCGACGTCGCCTCCGGGGGTGCCGTCAAGGTGCTCACGGCGGCGATGGAGCGCCACGGGGTCACTGCCGTCATCCACTTCGCGGCACGCAAGCAGGTCGGCGAGTCCGTCGAGCGGCCCGCCTGGTACTACGAGCAGAACGTCGGCGGGCTGGCCGCCATGCTCCTGGCCATGGAGGCCGCCGGGGTCGACCAGATGATCTTCTCCTCCTCCGCGGCCGTCTACGGCATGCCGCCGGTCGAGGTGGTGCCCGAGGACATCGACTGCCGTCCCATCAACCCCTACGGGGAGACCAAGCTCATCGGGGAGTGGATGATGGCGGACTGCGAGCGGGCCTGGGGCCTGCGCTGGGCGGGCCTGCGCTACTTCAACGTGGCCGGCGCCGGCTGGGACGACCTGGGCGACATGGCGACGCTCAACCTCATCCCCATGGTGCTCGACCGCCTGGCCCGGGGCGAGACCCCCAAGATCTTCGGCACCGACTACCCGACCCCGGACGGCACCTGCGTGCGCGACTACATCCACGTCCACGACCTGGCGGTCGCCCACATCGCTGCCCTTGACCACCTGGCCGGCGGCGGGTCGATGAGCGAGCACGTGTTCAACGTCGGCACCGGGACCGGGTCGTCAGTGCGAGAGGTCGTCTCCAAGGTCCTGGCCGCCACCGGGGTCGACCGCGCACCCGAGGAGCTCGCGCGCCGGGCGGGTGACCCGCCCCAGCTCATCGGCGACGCCACGCGGATCGGACGGGTCCTGGGGTGGCGGGCCGAGCACGACCTCGACGACATCGTCGCCTCGGCGGTGAGCGCCTGGAGGGCCGACCCCAACCGTCCGGCCATCGGCTGAGCGGCGGCGCGGCCCGGCGCGCCACCGGTCCCGGTACGACCGGTCCCGGCGCGCCACCGACCTCAGCTCGAGGTCTGGTTGAAGTCGGACTCGGTCAGGGTGCCCTCGCGCAGCTTGGCGAAGAAGTCCGGGGCGGTCGTGTCGACGAGCAGCACCGCGGCGCCGATCCCTCCCGGCTCGTAGTCGAGGGA contains:
- the galE gene encoding UDP-glucose 4-epimerase GalE, coding for MSILVAGGAGYIGAHVVRLLLERGEEVVVVDDLSYGTAERVSGATLVELDVASGGAVKVLTAAMERHGVTAVIHFAARKQVGESVERPAWYYEQNVGGLAAMLLAMEAAGVDQMIFSSSAAVYGMPPVEVVPEDIDCRPINPYGETKLIGEWMMADCERAWGLRWAGLRYFNVAGAGWDDLGDMATLNLIPMVLDRLARGETPKIFGTDYPTPDGTCVRDYIHVHDLAVAHIAALDHLAGGGSMSEHVFNVGTGTGSSVREVVSKVLAATGVDRAPEELARRAGDPPQLIGDATRIGRVLGWRAEHDLDDIVASAVSAWRADPNRPAIG
- a CDS encoding 5-(carboxyamino)imidazole ribonucleotide synthase; its protein translation is MSAPIVAVIGGGQLARMMHEEASALGIHLRALVEAPDGSAAQVVVDAPVGAADDEAAVRSLLRGREGLPGGAGAAGQAEALTFEHEHQDDGLLRVLEAEGVAVRPGPGALELARDKLAMRRAMGEAGLPQPAWAEVCGDVETMRGLITAFAAEHGWPVVLKTPRGGYDGHGVLLVGGPDELDAPEAASWLAQTAAARAVGVLDAQDRGAQDRADDEAPARAGAGGSLGGGAVTSLLVEQAVPFTRELAVLLARSPSEQVAVWPVAQTLQVDGMCAEVVAPAPGLDASAVAEAERIGRVVAERFGVTGVLAVEVFAVEDEAGTRLYVNELAMRPHNSGHWTQDGSVTSQFAQHLRAVLDLPLGETTPTAATTVMVNVIGGPQEPGPRALELATAADPGARVHLYGKAWRPGRKLGHVNLTVGPGGAPDLQTALGRARSVAALLRGEQPSQDQDQDR
- the purE gene encoding 5-(carboxyamino)imidazole ribonucleotide mutase → MSDQPRPVEVGIVMGSDSDWPTMSAAADALEEFGIGYEADVVSAHRMPTEMIDYGRAAAGRGLRVIIAGAGGAAHLPGMLAAVTELPVIGVPVPLKHLDGMDSLLSIVQMPAGVPVATVSIGGARNAGLLAARILGAGHGPQAERIRQDMLRFQADLAALAHAKGAALRERRTR